In one Solanum lycopersicum chromosome 11, SLM_r2.1 genomic region, the following are encoded:
- the LOC101266480 gene encoding ubiquitin carboxyl-terminal hydrolase 24-like, whose amino-acid sequence MNDQKVLIFGSFTEDEIRTLQSQPTTDVGITFGSLDSATLKSVGIFDTKLTEFDHSKKLQPSELAHRENVTEGHSNTRKTIKSVGNTVKEHGSSSFTNPAYNRSVLHPTVNAGSAYDSSEKSSLLQCPADNVSELSSSVQDVHLTNQLKNYNLVNGRHTSLNASSNGCAVVFRSLLPRGLVNLGNLCFLNATLQALLSCSPFVHLLQELKTRDITEAGYPTLHAFVQFISDFGIYIDSSMKKKETIVSEIGLPFRPLMFESVLKNFTPDVANSLTGRPRQEDVQEFLSFLMHQMHDELLKLEGQVPDGIGRNSSLVSSTDDEEEDDDWETVGPRNRTAVTRTQSFVPSSLSKIFGGQLKSVVKAKGNKASATVQPFLLLHLNIYPEPICSIEDALRMFSAPEALEGYRTSAAGKAEIVSASKSVKILELSDIMVLHLMRFSYGSEGSTKLHKPVHFPLELVFGRELLDSPTEGRKYELVATITHHGRDPSKGHYTADARHPSGKWLRYDDVSVTAIPTSKVLHDQAYVLFYKQL is encoded by the exons ATGAATGATCAAAAG GTGTTGATCTTTGGGTCATTTACAGAAGATGAGATTAGAACTTTGCAAAGTCAACCAACAACTGATGTAGGGATCACATTTGGTTCTTTGGATTCTGCAACTTTAAAATCTGTGGGCATTTTTGACACAAAATTGACAGAGTTTGATCATTCTAAGAAACTTCAGCCATCAGAGCTTGCTCATAGAGAGAATGTCACTGAGGGTCATAGCAATACAAGAAAAACCATAAAGTCGGTTGGCAATACTGTAAAAGAACATGGTAGTTCTAGTTTTACAAATCCTGCTTACAATAGGAGTGTGTTACATCCAACAGTGAATGCCGGAAGTGCTTATGATTCATCCGAAAAGTCGAGCTTGTTGCAGTGTCCAGCTGATAATGTTTCTGAATTGTCTAGCAGTGTGCAAGATGTTCATTTAACTAATCAACTTAAAAACTATAACTTGGTGAATGGTAGACACACATCTTTAAATGCATCATCAAATGGGTGTGCTGTGGTTTTCAGGAGTTTGTTACCTCGAGGGTTGGTCAACTTGGGGAACTTATGCTTTCTTAATGCGACTCTTCAGGCTCTTCTCTCTTGCTCTCCTTTTGTTCATCTCCTGCAAGAACTAAAAACACGTGATATAACAGAG GCTGGGTATCCAACTTTGCATGCCTTTGTTCAGTTCATCTCTGACTTCGGCATATACATTGATTCAAGCATGAAGAAAAAGGAAACAATTGTTTCAGAAATTGGGCTGCCATTTCGACCTCTAATGTTTGAATCTGTCCTAAAGAACTTTACTCCGGATGTCGCCAATAGCTTGACAGGCAGACCTAG GCAGGAAGATGTTCAGGAGTTCCTCAGTTTTCTGATGCATCAGATGCATGATGAATTGCTAAAATTAGAGGGTCAAGTACCAGATGGTATTGGGAGAAACTCCTCTCTGGTTTCATCAACAGATGATGAGGAAGAGGATGATGATTGGGAGACTGTTGGCCCAAGGAATAGGACTGCAGTTACTAGAACACAGAGCTTTGTTCCATCAAGTTTAAGTAAAATTTTTGGAGGTCAATTGAAGAGTGTAGTGAAGGCTAAAG GCAACAAAGCCTCAGCAACAGTACAACCATTTCTTCTGCTCCACCTTAACATTTATCCAGAGCCTATTTGCTCCATAGAAGATGCACTTCGGATGTTTTCTGCACCAGAGGCGCTTGAAGGATATCGAACGTCTGCAGCTGGAAAG GCTGAGATAGTCAGTGCCAGCAAGTCTGTTAAGATTCTGGAGCTTTCTGATATAATGGTGTTGCATTTGATGCGCTTTAGCTATGGAAGTGAAGGGAGTACCAAGTTGCACAAACCCGTGCACTTTCCTTTGGAGCTTGTGTTTGGTCGTGAATTGCTTGACTCTCCTACTGAG GGTAGGAAGTATGAACTAGTTGCAACGATCACTCATCATGGGAGGGACCCTTCAAAGGGTCATTATACTGCTGATGCCCGCCATCCAAGTGGCAAGTGGCTGCGTTACGATGATGTGTCTGTCACAGCCATCCCCACAAGCAAGGTGCTGCATGATCAAGCTTACGTTCTCTTCTACAAACAGTTGTAA